GATGTCGATGGCGTGCGTGTCCAGTCGGGCCACCTTGGCGCGATGATCTGGGGCGAGGCCGAACTCGTCGCGGAACTCTCGCGCTGGCAGGCCTTGCAGCCGGGCGACCTCATCTTCACCGGCACGCCCGCCGGGGTCGGCGCGGTGGGCGTGGGCGCGCGTCTGGTCGGGCAGGTCGACGGGCTTGAGCCGGTGGTTGTGACGATCGGCGACCGGTCTGTCCCGGACAATGCTCGGTCGTGACAGCGCAAACAGGGTTTGCCTGAGAGTTTCTGGTCCCGGAATGTTTGCCCGGCATGCGTTTGCCTTGCCGGACATGGAAAGAGATTGATCGGCCATGGCCGCCCCGCCGCTCAGCTTTGCTGGCGTTTACGAATCCTTGCGTATTCCGACGCTGCGCGATCTGGTGTTTTCGGCCAAGGCCTATCTGGCGGCGGCCGTGGCGCTGTTCATCGGGTTCAGCCAGGGGCTTGAAAAGCCCTATTGGGCGGTGCTGACGATCTATAGCGTGCTCACGCCCCCTGAATCCGGGGCGATCCGCTCCAAGGCGATGTTCCGCCTGATCGGAACGCTGGCGGGCGGGGTGATGATGATCGGCCTGACCGCCCTGTTCGGCGACCAGTTGGGCATTCTGGTGACCGCGACGATTGCGGTCGTCACGCTGGCCACGTTCCTGCGGCAGGCCGACCGGACCCCGAGCAACTACCTGTGGTTCTCGACCGGGATCACCATGGCGGTGATCGGGTTGACGAACCTGATGCAGCCCGAGAACGTGTTCGCTGCAACCACCGCGCGGGTGGCCGAGATCACGCTGGGCATCCTCGTGGTCACGGCGGTCGACGCGATGTTCTGGCCCCGGCCGATGACGCCCGATTTTCTCGACACGATGACCAAATGGCGGGGCGACGTGCAGCACTGGGTGCTCGACGCGCTCAGCCTGACCGCCGCCCAGACTTCAGGCGACGAGCGCCGCATGGCCTTGCGGCAGGGCTTGCGCGACCTGACCAAGGCTGTGGGCGAAATCGACGGCAAGGCGGTCCAGCTTCCCTATGATGTGGTCGCGGTCGTGCCCCGGCGGCGCCAGATCGATCTCGTGCGGCGCCAGACGGTCAGCCTGATTGCCGATCTGGCGGGCATCGAGATCTGGGCGCGCTCGCTCCGGCGCGACCTGCTGCTGCACAGCCATCTGGGCGCAGTGCTCGATGCGGTCAGCGACTGGGTGCGCGAAAGCCATGCGGCCGGCCATTCTCAGGCGGTGAGCATCGCCACGCGGGGCGATGCGCTGATCGCCGATTTGCAGGCGCGCCGGGCCGCGCTCGACCCCCGCGACGGGCGCACCACGCTGACCGAACGCGGGCTGATCACGCGGCTGGCGGCCTTTGTGCGCGACTGGAGCGATCTTTTGCTGGCCTTGCGGTCGGTCGAGACGGGCGAGGCCCTGCCACGCCGCCTCGACGTGATCGCCCGCGCGGCGCGGCCCGTGCGCAGCGTCGACTATCTGGGGGCGGTGCTCGACATCCTGCCGATGGTCCTCTCGATGACCAGCGCCGCCGTGCTGTGGTATTGCACGGCCTGGAACGCGGGAGGCGGGGCCTTGCTGTTCTCGCTGATCGGCTGCGTGTTCCTGATCGGGCAGGGGCAGGTGCTGCGCTCGAGCGCCGGGCTGATGACGTGGATCATCACCGCCTTTGCGTTCGTGTTCCTCTATCAGTTCGCGATCCTGCCCCGTGTCACCGATTTTCCGGTGCTGATCGCGGTGCTGGGGTGCCTGCTCCTGCCCGCAGGACTGTTGATGACGATGAGCATGGCCGGCATGCTGATCTGCGTCTACGTGTTCTCGTTCCTCGGGCTTCAGGATGCCTATGCCGGGGATTTCAACCAGAGCCTGCAAACCCTCAACGGATCGCTGGTGGGGCTGATGATCGCCATCGCCTGGCTTCATGCCTGCAACTATGACCGGGGACGCTTCAGCGTGCGCCGTCTGGTCGGCGCAGCGCGGCAGGATGTCTATGACATCGCGCGGGCACGGCATTTGCCCGACCCGCAGCGCTTCCTGTTCCTCGCGATCGACCGCCTTGCGCTCTATTTTCCCGCCGCCGAACTGGTGGCCGACGGAAAGCCGCTGCCACGCCTGCGGATGATCGATGATTTTGCGGTGGGCATGAACCTGATGATCATCCGGGCCGAGGCGGCGCATATGCCGCCCGTGCTTGCCGGCAAGCTCGAACAGGTCCGGCGCGAGGTCGCGCGGGTCTATGAGCGGCACCGGTTCGAGCGGCCCTTGCTGGCCGCGATGCGCCCTGCCGAGCTTGGCGATGATCCGCGCGGCGACCTGTCCGGCGATCTTCCGGGCGAGGCGCTGCTCGTGCTGGTCGACGATGCGCTTGAGGAAGCCGCGCGCACCGATGTGCACGATCACGAGCATCTTCTCGAAGCGCTCACCGGCCTCTACCTTGCCCTCGCCGATATCCGTTCCCTGCCGCCGGGCCCGATTGCATCATGAAACAGAACTTCCTGATTGGCGGGGTGATCCTCTCGCCGCTGGTGCCGCAAGTCCTGCTGGCCCTGATGCTCACGGTGATCCTTTCGATCGTCCTGATGCGGCTGGGGTTCTACCGGCTGGTGTGGCACCGTTCGCTCGTGGAACTTTCGCTGTTCTGCATCCTTCTCGGACTGGTGGTGGTGCTCGACCCCCTGGGGATCATCATGGCTATCCTTTCTCCCCACAGCGGCCTTGCTCCTTTTTCTTTTGGTGGACTGACCCGATGACCAGACTGATGCCGGCGCTTGGACGCGTCGCGCTTACCCTTCTTCTGCTGGCCGGCGCGGGGGTCGCGCTGTTTGTCGTGTGGGGCCACTACGAGAACGATCCCTGGACGCGCGATGGCAGTGTCGAGGCCGATGTGGTTCAGGTGAGCGCCGACGTGAGCGGCCTCGTCTCGCAGATCCGGGTACACGACAACCAGTTCGTCCATGTCGGCGACGTGCTGTTCACCATCGACGAGGACCGCTACGAGGCTCAGTTCGAGCAGGCCGAGGCCGCCGTCGCCACCGCAAAAGCCAATATCGCCAATGCCCGCGCAGGGATCGTGAGCGCGCAGGCGGCCCTGGCCAATGCCCGCCGCGAACAGGCGCGTTATCTGAGCCTTGGCGATCTGGTCAGCCGCGAGGTGCAGGACCAGCGCACGACCACCGTCGAGCAGGACCGGGCCGCGCTGGCGCAGGCCGAGGCCACGCTCGCCCAGGCGCGGGCGGGGCTCGATCAGGCGGTCGCCAACCGCAAGCTCGCCCATGTCAATCTCGACCGCTCGTCGGTCCGGGCGGGGGTCAATGGCTTCATCACCGGTTTCAGCCTGCGTCCGGGCGATTTCGTGACCGCCGGTTCGCCCCGCTTCGCGCTGCTCGATACCGACAGCTATTATGTGCTGGGCTATCTGGAGGAAACCAAGCTCCACCGCTTCGAGATCGGCGACAGGGCGAAGATCACCCTGCTGGGCGACGGACGCCCGCTGTGGGGCCATGTCGAGAGCCTGTCGGCGGGGATCACCGACCGCCAGCAGAACAGTTCGGGCGTTCTCCTGCCCAACATCACCCCCACGTTCAGCTGGGTCCGTCTGGCCCAGCGCGTGCCGGTTCGCGTGGCGATCGACAGCGTGCCCGCCGGTCTGCGGCTGGTGGCCGGGCGCACGGCCACGGTCACGATCTTGACCGATGGCCAGGCCGACGGGGAGACGGGCGGGAAGGCTACCCTCCGGTCTGGCCGGAAGCCGTCGTGAAGCGGGGTTTGCTCAGGGCGTCCGCGCTGGCGGCGGGCCTGCCCCTGGCGCTGCTGGCCGGGTGTACGGTCGGCCCGGATTATCGCGCGCCAGCGGTGATGACCGGCAAGGCACCGGTTCCCCCGCTCGCCACGCAAGGCGCGGCGGCCTTCGAGGCGGCCCGCCCGTTGCCCGCCCACTGGTGGCATCTCTATGACGATCCGCGCCTCGATGCGCTGGTCGACAAGGCGCTGGTCCACAATACCGACTTGCGGGTTGCGCTCGCCACGCTCGAACAGACGCGCGCGCAATTGCGCGAGATCGAGGTGCAGCGCACGCCCCAGACGGGCCTCACCGTCGATCCCAGCTATGCCAAGCTGTCGGGCGATGCGCGCGGGGTCGGGCAATCGATTCCGACCACCGCGATCTATGATGCGGCGGCGAGCCTTTCCTACAACCTCGACCTGTTCGGGCAATTGCGCCGCTCGGTCGAGGCCGGGCGGGCCGATGTCGGGGCGGCACAGGCCGCGCTCGATCTGGCGCGGGTCAATGTCGCGGGGCAGACGGCCTCGGCCTATGCCTCGGTCTGTTCGGCAGGCTTGCAGATCGCGGTGACGCAACGCTCGATCGCGGTCGCGCGCCATGCGCTCGATGTCACGCAGCGGCGCTTTGACGCCGGGATTGCCGGGGCCAACGATGTCGTCCGGGCGCGCACGCTCTTGCGCCAGACCGAAGCGGGGCTGCCCGGCCTCGATGCCGCGCGGCAGGCGGCGCTGTTCACGCTGGCGACCCTGACCGGTGACACGCCCGAGGCTTTTCCCGCTGCCGTGGCCACATGCGCGACGCCACCGCTCGTCCGCCAGCCCATCCCCGTGGGCGACGGGGCGGCCTTGCTGGCGCGGCGGCCCGATGTGCGTCAGGCCGAGCGTTCGCTGGCCGCTGCCGTCGCGACCATCGGGGTGAGCACGGCGGGGCTCTATCCGTCGGTTTCGCTGGGCGGTTCGTTCGGGACGACGGCGACCGCGCTGGGCCATGTGGCGCAATCGCGCGCGTTTCACTGGAGCGTGGGGCCGCTGATCACCTGGCATGTGCCCAACCTGAGCGCGGCGAGGGCGCAGATCGCGGGTTCCAATGCCGCCGCGCGGGGCGCGCTCGCCCGGTTCGACGGCACGGTGCTGACGGCCCTGCGCGAGAGCGACACTGCGCTTGTCCGGCTGGCCCGGCAGATGGACAACGAACGCGCGCTGGGCGCTGCGCGCGACGATGCCGCCACCGCCCAGCGCAATGTCGAGCGCCTCTATGCCGGGGGCGTGGGCGAGTTTCTCGATACGCTCGACGCCGAACGCACGCTGATCCAGTCCGAAAACAGCCTCGCGCAGGCCACCGCCCAGGTCTCGCAGGATCAGGTCAGCCTGTTTATGACGCTGGGCGGAGGCTGGGAGGAAGCCCCGGCGGTGGAGGGCATCGCGCTCGATGGGGTGGAGCAGGGCAAGTGAGGCGTGCCCGGTCTTTTGCCCGATCTCTTGATTGCGGTCTTTTGATTGCGCTGGGCCGTCCTGCGGGCCTATGACCCTGCCATGTCCATCGAACATCGCCGCGACGTCATCCGTGACCTGACCACGTTCGTCGTCGTGGCGCGCGAACTCAATTTCACGCGCGCAGCGGCCAAGCTGGGGGTCACGCAGTCGGCGCTCAGCTACACGATCAAGGTTCTCGAAGAGCGGATCGGCGTGCGCCTGTTGACCCGTACCACCCGCAGCGTGGGCCTGACCGAGGCAGGGGAACGGCTTCTCGACGAGGCCGGGCGCCATCTCGACGGGATCGAGCAGGTGCTCACCTGCATCAGCGGCCACAACGACCGCCCGGCCGGCATGGTGCGCATCGTCGCCTCCGACCATATCGCCGCGAGTGTCATCCAGCCCGCGATGGTCGATGTCCTGACCAGATACCCGGAGATCAACCTCGAACTGCTGATCGACAATGCGATGGCCGACATCGTGGCCGAGCGGTGCGATGCCGGGGTGCGTCTGGGCGATCATCTGGCTTCGGACATGATCGTCCTGCCGCTGGGTCCGGAACTGCGCATGGCCGCCGTGGCGACCCCGGCCTATTTCGAGGCCCATGGGCGGCCCCGCATGCCTGCCGACCTCAACGGACACAATTGCCTGGCCTTTCGCATGCAGTCGGTCGGCAACCTTTATGCGTGGGAGTTCGAGAAGGACGGCAAGGTCGTGAGCGTGCGGCCACAGGGGCAATTCGTCAGCAATGATCCCGCGCAGATCCTGGTGGCGGCGCTCAAGGGGGTGGGGATTGCCTTCATGAAGGAAATCTCGGTCCAGGCCTATCTGGAGGATGGGCGGCTGGAGCGCGTGATGGAGGACTGGTGCCCCGGTTTCGGGCGCTATTGCCTCTATTATCCGGCGGCCAAGCAGCCGACGGCAGCCTTTGAAGTGGTGCTCGACACCTTGCGCGACGGCTTGCAGTGACGGCTCATTGACAAGGCTGCTTTATTGATGGATGCTCGCCCCATGGCCGGAACAGCACCGTGCATGGGCTTTTTGGCTGATATTCCAACGATTCTGGCTCGTGACTCCGGTTTTTTAGCTTCACATCCTGCCCCTGAAGCGTGCTCTGTGTGGGTTTGGCGCGGGCAGGGGCCATTCTGGCGGGGCCGGAAACAGGTGTTTCCGGCACGCATTTATCGACCTGATTCATAACTGCATCAAAAGTACGGCATATAGCCAAGCCATTGCCTGCCATTTAAACACTGTATCAGGCGTCAGGTGGCCTCGCGCGGGTTTTGCGCGACCTCCTGGCACGCATCATCATAATCGGGTCTGATGTCAGGCGTCCTCGACATGTTTCGCAAGAATGTCGGGGCTGTCAGGCATTCAGGTGCGTCGGAGAAATGACAATGAGATGGACCATCGGTCGGACGCTGGCCGCGAGCATGCTCCCGTTCGTGGCCGCCGCCTGCTCGCAGCAGCCGCAGGCCCCGGCCCCCGCCACGCCTGAAGTCGGTGTCGTCACCCTTCAGGAGCAGGATGCCGGGATCGAGACCTTGCTTCCCGGTCGGGTCGTGGCGCTCGAAACCTCGGAAGTGCGCCCGCAGGTCAACGGCATCATCCGCCGTCGCCTGTTCGAGGAAGGCGCGCTGGTGAGCGCAGGGCAGGTCCTCTACGAGATCGAGGACGCGCCCTATCGCGCCGCACTGGCCAGCGCGCAGGGCAATCTGGCCATGGCTTCGGCCTCGATCCGCTCGACCCGCCTTCAGGCCGACCGTTACGGGCGCCTGCTGGCGGTCAAGGGGGTCAGCCAGCAGGACTACGACAATGCCGATGCCGCCGCGCGGCAGGCCGCCGCGACCGTGCAGGCCCGCCGCGCCGATGTCATGTCGGCCAATGTCAGCCTTGGTTTCACGCGCATCCGCGCGCCCATCAGCGGGCGCATCGGGCGTTCGCTGCTGACGGTCGGCGCGCTGGCCCAGACCGGCCAGGCCGATCCGCTCGCGACGATCAGCAAGATCAGCGAAGTCTATGTCGACGTGACAGAATCCGCAGACAAGCTGCTGAATCTCAAGGATGCGATCCGCGCTGGCGGGGTTTCGCGCGATGGGGCTTCGACCGTTGCGGTGCAACTGGTCCTGCCCAATGGCAAGACCTATCCGCTTCAGGGCAAGCTGGCCTTCACCGATACGACGGTGGACCCCAGTTCCGGCTCGGTAACCATCCGCGCGCGCTTCCCCAACCCTGACGGCACGCTGCTGCCGGGCATGTATGTGAGCGCCAAAATCGTTCAGGGCGTTCGCCACAACGCCATTCTGGTGCCCCAGCAGGGGGTCAGCCACGATGCCCATGGCGATGCGGTCGCGCTCGTTCTGGGCAGCGATGGCAAGGTCGCGGAGCGCAAGCTCGTGCTTGGCACGGCGCTGGGCGACAAGTGGATCGTGAATTCAGGGCTCAAGGCCGGTGATCGCGTGATCGTCGAAGGGCTGCAACAGGTGAAGCCGGGCGATGCTGCCAAGGCCGCTGCCCCCCAGCAGTCCATGGCCGCCCCCGGACAGGGCGCACGTCCCGAACTCGGGAAGGAATAAGGCTGCATGTCGCGCTTTTTCATCAACAGACCCATCTTTGCATGGGTCATCGCGATCATCCTGATGATGGCGGGGGGCCTGGCCCTGCGCTCGATCTCGATCGCCCAGTTCCCCTCGATCGCCCCCCCTGCGGTCCAGATCACGACTGTGCTGCCCGGCGCTGACGCGCGCACGCTCGAACAGACGACCGCGCAGGTCATCGAGCAGCAGATGAGCGGCCTCGATCACCTCGAATATTTCGCAACCACCAGCGACAGCGCGGGCAACCTGTCGATCATCCTGACTTTCGCGCAAGGGACCAATCCCGACATCGCGCAAGTGCAGGTGCAGAACAAGCTTCAGCAGGCAACCCCGATGCTGCCGCAGGAAGTCCAGCGCCAGGGCCTGATCGTCACCAAGGCGGCCAAGAACTTCCTGATGTTCTTCACGCTCTACTCGGAAAACAACAGCCACAACGACCGGGATCTGGGCGACATGATCGCCTCGAAGCTCAAGGACCCGATCAGCCGCGTGAACGGGGTGGGCGACACCCTGATGTTCGGCGCGCAATATGCGATGCGCATCTGGGTCGATCCGATCAGGCTGTCGAACCTGAACCTCACGATCCAGGACGTGGAAGCGGCCGTTCGCACCCAGAACGCGCAGATCGTTTCGGGGCAGGTCGGTTCGCTTCCGGCGGCCAAGGGACAGGCGATCAACGCCATCGTCACCTCGCAGACGCGCCTGAGCACGCCCGAGCAGTTCCGGAACATCATCCTGCGCACCAACCAGGATGGCTCCAGCGTGCGCATCGGCGATGTCGCGCGGGTCGAACTGGGCGCGGAAAACTACAATTTCCGTGGCCGCTACAACAACCACCCGGCGTCCGCCTTTGCCATCAAGCTCGCCTCGGGGGCCAATGCGCTCCAGACCGTGGCGGACGTGAAGACGGTGATCACCCAGATCGCGACCCAGTTCCCCTCGGACGTCAAGGTCGCCTATCCGCTCGACAACTCGGAATTCGTCAAGCTCTCGATCGAGGAAGTCGTCCACACCCTGTTCGAGGCCATCGTGCTGGTCTTCTTCGTGATGTTCCTGTTCCTCCAGAACTGGCGCGCCACGCTGATCCCCACGATTGCCGTTCCGGTCGTTCTGCTGGGTGCCTTCGCGGTGCTCTATTACGCAGGGTTCACCCTCAACACGCTCACCCTGTTCGGCATGGTGCTGGCCATCGGCCTGCTGGTCGACGATGCCATCGTCGTGGTCGAGAACGTCGAACGCCTGATCCACGAGGATGGCCTGAGCCCCAAGGAAGCCGCGCTGCGCTCGATGGACGAGATTTCGGGCGCGCTGATCGGTATCGGCCTCGT
The genomic region above belongs to Novosphingobium sp. IK01 and contains:
- a CDS encoding FUSC family protein gives rise to the protein MAAPPLSFAGVYESLRIPTLRDLVFSAKAYLAAAVALFIGFSQGLEKPYWAVLTIYSVLTPPESGAIRSKAMFRLIGTLAGGVMMIGLTALFGDQLGILVTATIAVVTLATFLRQADRTPSNYLWFSTGITMAVIGLTNLMQPENVFAATTARVAEITLGILVVTAVDAMFWPRPMTPDFLDTMTKWRGDVQHWVLDALSLTAAQTSGDERRMALRQGLRDLTKAVGEIDGKAVQLPYDVVAVVPRRRQIDLVRRQTVSLIADLAGIEIWARSLRRDLLLHSHLGAVLDAVSDWVRESHAAGHSQAVSIATRGDALIADLQARRAALDPRDGRTTLTERGLITRLAAFVRDWSDLLLALRSVETGEALPRRLDVIARAARPVRSVDYLGAVLDILPMVLSMTSAAVLWYCTAWNAGGGALLFSLIGCVFLIGQGQVLRSSAGLMTWIITAFAFVFLYQFAILPRVTDFPVLIAVLGCLLLPAGLLMTMSMAGMLICVYVFSFLGLQDAYAGDFNQSLQTLNGSLVGLMIAIAWLHACNYDRGRFSVRRLVGAARQDVYDIARARHLPDPQRFLFLAIDRLALYFPAAELVADGKPLPRLRMIDDFAVGMNLMIIRAEAAHMPPVLAGKLEQVRREVARVYERHRFERPLLAAMRPAELGDDPRGDLSGDLPGEALLVLVDDALEEAARTDVHDHEHLLEALTGLYLALADIRSLPPGPIAS
- a CDS encoding LysR family transcriptional regulator, translated to MSIEHRRDVIRDLTTFVVVARELNFTRAAAKLGVTQSALSYTIKVLEERIGVRLLTRTTRSVGLTEAGERLLDEAGRHLDGIEQVLTCISGHNDRPAGMVRIVASDHIAASVIQPAMVDVLTRYPEINLELLIDNAMADIVAERCDAGVRLGDHLASDMIVLPLGPELRMAAVATPAYFEAHGRPRMPADLNGHNCLAFRMQSVGNLYAWEFEKDGKVVSVRPQGQFVSNDPAQILVAALKGVGIAFMKEISVQAYLEDGRLERVMEDWCPGFGRYCLYYPAAKQPTAAFEVVLDTLRDGLQ
- a CDS encoding DUF1656 domain-containing protein; protein product: MKQNFLIGGVILSPLVPQVLLALMLTVILSIVLMRLGFYRLVWHRSLVELSLFCILLGLVVVLDPLGIIMAILSPHSGLAPFSFGGLTR
- a CDS encoding efflux transporter outer membrane subunit — protein: MKRGLLRASALAAGLPLALLAGCTVGPDYRAPAVMTGKAPVPPLATQGAAAFEAARPLPAHWWHLYDDPRLDALVDKALVHNTDLRVALATLEQTRAQLREIEVQRTPQTGLTVDPSYAKLSGDARGVGQSIPTTAIYDAAASLSYNLDLFGQLRRSVEAGRADVGAAQAALDLARVNVAGQTASAYASVCSAGLQIAVTQRSIAVARHALDVTQRRFDAGIAGANDVVRARTLLRQTEAGLPGLDAARQAALFTLATLTGDTPEAFPAAVATCATPPLVRQPIPVGDGAALLARRPDVRQAERSLAAAVATIGVSTAGLYPSVSLGGSFGTTATALGHVAQSRAFHWSVGPLITWHVPNLSAARAQIAGSNAAARGALARFDGTVLTALRESDTALVRLARQMDNERALGAARDDAATAQRNVERLYAGGVGEFLDTLDAERTLIQSENSLAQATAQVSQDQVSLFMTLGGGWEEAPAVEGIALDGVEQGK
- a CDS encoding HlyD family secretion protein; translated protein: MTRLMPALGRVALTLLLLAGAGVALFVVWGHYENDPWTRDGSVEADVVQVSADVSGLVSQIRVHDNQFVHVGDVLFTIDEDRYEAQFEQAEAAVATAKANIANARAGIVSAQAALANARREQARYLSLGDLVSREVQDQRTTTVEQDRAALAQAEATLAQARAGLDQAVANRKLAHVNLDRSSVRAGVNGFITGFSLRPGDFVTAGSPRFALLDTDSYYVLGYLEETKLHRFEIGDRAKITLLGDGRPLWGHVESLSAGITDRQQNSSGVLLPNITPTFSWVRLAQRVPVRVAIDSVPAGLRLVAGRTATVTILTDGQADGETGGKATLRSGRKPS
- a CDS encoding efflux RND transporter periplasmic adaptor subunit, which codes for MTMRWTIGRTLAASMLPFVAAACSQQPQAPAPATPEVGVVTLQEQDAGIETLLPGRVVALETSEVRPQVNGIIRRRLFEEGALVSAGQVLYEIEDAPYRAALASAQGNLAMASASIRSTRLQADRYGRLLAVKGVSQQDYDNADAAARQAAATVQARRADVMSANVSLGFTRIRAPISGRIGRSLLTVGALAQTGQADPLATISKISEVYVDVTESADKLLNLKDAIRAGGVSRDGASTVAVQLVLPNGKTYPLQGKLAFTDTTVDPSSGSVTIRARFPNPDGTLLPGMYVSAKIVQGVRHNAILVPQQGVSHDAHGDAVALVLGSDGKVAERKLVLGTALGDKWIVNSGLKAGDRVIVEGLQQVKPGDAAKAAAPQQSMAAPGQGARPELGKE